In Rouxiella sp. WC2420, the following proteins share a genomic window:
- a CDS encoding ABC transporter permease, with translation MKTSNSSPLMSSPKFRKILYPTLVAIAMILLWQGWVSYFNIPQFLVPSPMAMLESLWTNLGSLMMSLLYTLKITLISFLLSIIIGSLVAFVLVQNRFVETALFPYIVFLQVTPIVAIAPLIIIWVKDTTLSLVVCSTLMAVFPIISNTTQGLRSVSPGLLSYFQLSHASRLQILIRLRIPSALPYFFGALRISSGLSLIGAVVAEFVAGTGGNNTGLAYQILQAGYQLDIPLMFAALLLISLTGIALFGVMSWISRRALSAWHESEVVQSH, from the coding sequence ATGAAAACTTCAAACAGTTCGCCGCTGATGAGCAGCCCGAAATTTCGCAAAATTCTCTATCCGACACTGGTTGCGATAGCCATGATCCTGCTGTGGCAGGGCTGGGTCAGCTATTTCAATATTCCGCAATTTCTCGTGCCATCACCGATGGCGATGCTCGAAAGTCTGTGGACTAATCTGGGCTCATTGATGATGTCGCTGCTCTACACGCTAAAAATTACGCTGATCTCATTTTTGCTGTCGATCATTATCGGCTCGCTGGTGGCCTTCGTACTGGTGCAAAACCGTTTTGTAGAAACCGCGCTGTTTCCTTACATCGTGTTTTTACAGGTCACGCCAATAGTCGCGATTGCGCCCCTGATCATCATTTGGGTCAAAGATACCACCCTGTCGCTAGTCGTATGCTCGACCCTGATGGCGGTGTTTCCGATTATTTCCAATACCACTCAGGGGCTGCGCAGCGTTTCGCCGGGCCTGCTGAGCTATTTCCAGCTCAGTCACGCCAGCCGCCTGCAAATCCTTATCCGCCTGCGTATTCCTTCTGCCCTGCCGTATTTCTTTGGTGCGCTGCGTATTTCCAGCGGCCTGTCTTTGATTGGCGCAGTGGTCGCGGAATTTGTCGCCGGAACCGGTGGCAATAATACCGGGCTGGCCTATCAAATCCTGCAGGCCGGTTACCAGCTGGATATTCCGCTGATGTTTGCCGCCCTGCTGCTGATTTCTCTCACCGGTATCGCGCTGTTTGGGGTGATGTCGTGGATATCCCGCCGTGCGCTGAGCGCCTGGCATGAAAGCGAAGTTGTGCAGTCGCATTAA
- a CDS encoding ABC transporter ATP-binding protein, whose amino-acid sequence MNIAPKFTVIGEESPAPAAATPAIEVLSAEKIYSNGTRALLPVNLTINQGEFVTLLGPSGCGKSTLLKMVAGLIEPSDGKLMLWRRDSREKAQIPLSFVFQEATLMPWSNVQSNVRLPLDLAGVPRAEANTRVSEALELVGLGKFAKVLPRELSGGMQMRVSIARGLVTRPKLLLMDEPFGALDEITRNKLDSDLLRLWREQGLTVVFVTHSIHEAVFLSQRVIMMAARPGRVVEDIAINEPFPRDDDFRVSPTFSRYAKQLQDSLLQASQSGME is encoded by the coding sequence ATGAACATAGCCCCCAAATTTACGGTGATTGGCGAAGAAAGCCCTGCACCTGCCGCAGCGACTCCGGCAATTGAGGTGCTATCGGCCGAGAAAATTTACAGCAACGGTACTCGCGCACTGCTGCCGGTCAATCTGACGATTAATCAGGGAGAGTTTGTCACCCTGCTGGGCCCTTCCGGCTGTGGCAAAAGTACGCTATTGAAAATGGTTGCCGGGCTGATTGAGCCTAGCGACGGCAAGCTGATGCTATGGCGACGCGACAGCCGCGAAAAGGCGCAAATCCCGCTGTCATTTGTGTTTCAGGAAGCCACACTGATGCCGTGGAGCAACGTGCAAAGCAATGTCCGCCTGCCGCTGGATTTGGCCGGAGTACCGCGCGCAGAGGCCAATACTCGAGTCAGCGAAGCGTTGGAGCTGGTCGGGCTTGGCAAATTCGCCAAGGTCTTGCCGCGAGAGCTTTCAGGCGGTATGCAAATGCGCGTTTCTATTGCTCGCGGGCTGGTGACACGGCCAAAACTGCTGCTGATGGATGAGCCTTTCGGCGCATTGGATGAAATCACCCGTAACAAACTCGACAGCGATCTGCTGCGATTATGGCGCGAACAGGGGCTAACGGTTGTTTTCGTCACTCACTCGATCCACGAGGCTGTCTTCCTTTCACAGCGGGTGATAATGATGGCGGCTCGACCGGGACGGGTAGTAGAAGATATCGCTATTAACGAGCCTTTCCCGCGCGATGACGATTTCCGCGTCAGCCCCACTTTTTCACGCTATGCCAAGCAGTTACAAGATAGCCTGCTGCAAGCCAGCCAATCGGGTATGGAGTAA
- a CDS encoding ABC transporter substrate-binding protein, whose product MKTLRTPTYTALALLLIGTSTASHAEEKFTLLTNWYAQAEHGGFYEAQAKGLYKQAGLDMTIKMGGPQVNVMQLLAAGQADCTIGDNGQALEMWQSGVHAMTVATVFQHSPTVFISHDKVTKPEELKDKTFLLATEAYTSFWPWAKSTLGYGNTKIRPYTFSVQPFLADNNLVQQGYVTSEPFSVQKGGKPFYVYPLSDWGYPPYGNSIICMADTVQKRPAVLAAFIKASMQGWKDYLQDPTAGNELIRKDNPRMGADQIAFGIAQMKKYQLVTGGDAQTGGIGIITEPRLKETWDMLVKNKLIDANKVPFVQTYTLDLVKDAKVMP is encoded by the coding sequence ATGAAAACATTGCGTACCCCAACCTATACCGCGCTTGCCCTGCTGTTGATTGGCACATCTACCGCCAGTCATGCCGAGGAAAAGTTTACACTGCTGACTAACTGGTATGCGCAGGCCGAACACGGCGGTTTTTACGAGGCACAGGCCAAAGGGCTCTACAAGCAGGCCGGGCTGGATATGACCATAAAAATGGGCGGCCCTCAGGTCAACGTCATGCAGTTGCTGGCTGCCGGTCAGGCCGATTGCACAATTGGTGACAACGGACAGGCGCTGGAAATGTGGCAATCTGGCGTGCATGCAATGACCGTCGCGACAGTATTCCAACATTCGCCAACGGTGTTTATCAGCCACGATAAGGTGACTAAACCTGAAGAGCTCAAGGATAAAACCTTCCTGCTGGCTACCGAAGCCTATACCTCATTCTGGCCGTGGGCCAAGAGCACGCTAGGTTACGGCAATACCAAGATTCGCCCTTACACCTTTAGTGTGCAGCCCTTCCTCGCCGACAACAATCTGGTGCAACAGGGTTACGTGACTTCAGAACCGTTCTCGGTGCAGAAAGGCGGCAAGCCGTTTTACGTCTATCCACTGAGCGACTGGGGTTACCCGCCTTACGGTAATTCGATCATTTGTATGGCAGATACCGTTCAGAAACGTCCTGCGGTGCTGGCAGCCTTTATCAAAGCCTCGATGCAGGGATGGAAAGACTATCTGCAAGATCCGACTGCGGGCAACGAGCTGATTCGCAAAGATAATCCTCGCATGGGCGCTGACCAGATAGCCTTCGGTATCGCGCAGATGAAAAAATACCAGCTGGTGACCGGCGGTGACGCGCAGACCGGCGGTATCGGCATTATTACCGAGCCTCGCCTGAAAGAAACCTGGGACATGCTGGTCAAGAACAAGCTGATTGATGCCAATAAGGTACCGTTTGTTCAGACTTATACCCTGGATCTGGTTAAAGACGCGAAGGTCATGCCATGA